The Phormidium sp. PBR-2020 DNA segment TGGTGGGATTTAACGGAGACGGAACGCCGCTTCTATTTCCGGGAATTTGTGCGGCAAATTTATATTGTTCGTCAGGGAGACAGGTGGCAGGTTCAGGTGAATTTCAGTTTTCGTGATGATTGAGGAGATGATCTAAATTGAAATGCGATGACCGAAACCTCAGGCTGTATCCTGGAATACGCATCACTCCCAGGGTGACAGGCTACTCTGGAAAGAATTAAGACTTGACAACTGATGTGACTGAGGTCTATAGTCTAGTGGTGGTTGTCTCGTGATGATTTTAGATTTCTTGAGTGTTTCAACGCCTCCTTTAACTTCAGCTAAAACACTAGAGTCAACTTCACAACTCGTAACATTTTAATTGCTTATCTGGGTCAAAAGAAATTCCTAACAGTTCCTCCTTTACTTAAACAACAAACATCAGTCATAATGGCCTGAACTGAAGAGTAAAGAGGGCGTTATGGCAATTTTAGGAACTTGGGTTGGTTTGGTGGGATTGGTGCTGTTCAACGGAGCAGTCTGTTTGGTCTTGCCGCGAGTACTGTCCTTAAACTGGGGTCAAGTCTTTTCGGGTTGGCTCGCGCAACAGTCAACTGCACCGGAGTCTTCTGAGGCGGCAGCAGAGGTAGATGAGGCTGTGGTCTCGATTCTGAATTAACGGTATTCATGGGGAATCGAGGAGGGTGGCCGGCGGTGAGTGATCGTGATGCTCAACCCCCATCCATCCGTCCCTACATTCCATCTAAAAAAATCTGGAAAATCCCCCACAACTCCAGGAAAGATTGCTATACTAGAAATTAGAAATCAATCATTCGAGATGCAGGCGTTCTAGGGCGCGGCCCTTGCAGTATCAGACCCGTTGAGGTTGGCCAAATTCTCTGATATCAGTGCTGATTCAGGAATGGGGTTGAGGGCTAACGCTAGAATTGACGCCGTCCCATTTGCTCAACGGTCGTTGGGTTGAGACGAAATGACTCTCTTTGCGGAGCGATCGCCTCGGTATTGTTCAACGCAACGGATGCGGATGGGATAGTCGGCCAACGCCGTCAGGGGGTCTCCTTAGGTAAATCCTAGGGGAGGCTTCGCCTGGAGGTAATTATGGCCACCATTGAATCTTCCACGCCTTAGAGTGCTAAACCTCCGAATGCGGTTTGTGTTGTTCTTGGAGGATTATTCGGTCTAGTGAATGTTCATTTATCGCCATTGAGGTATTTGGCGGTCATCTCGGTTTGTCTGCTGATTGCAATTTTTTCGGTGCTTCCCCAATATTGGTCTTTGTCGAATTCCTCGGCAGCTATCTTGAGCCTGTCTGCTTCGGGATGGGTAAAGTCAACGCCTGTGACACCACGGCTGTTGTTGACGTTTCCTATTACCCTGCCTAGCCAAGATTCTACCTGGAGTCAGCCCCTAAAGACATTTCAGGAAACATCGACGCGAGACAATCCCATCTCGCAGTTTGGAGAAATCGTGACTCGTCTGCGTCGCATCTTTTGGGCGATCGCACGCCGCTGTCAACTCGCCTTGCAGTCAACGAAAGCGTTATTGATCACAGAAACAAACCTGACTCACAAGGGAGACGATATGCTAGAGAATGCTGCCTGACATATACTAGCATTGAAACGCCTGTGAAGTTATGGTCTTTGATACCCCTATACGACGACTCCGTGAGTCAATGGAGTTGGGAAGCCCGGCTGTTGCGTTGGCTCACCTTTGTTTGGCTCGGGGTTGGCTTACTGATTCTGTTTTCCGCCTCCTATCCGAGTGCCGCTTTAGAACTCGGAGATGGAGCCTACTACTTTAAACGTCAACTGCTGTGGCTTGTGGTGGGGTTGGTGGTGTTTAACACCGTCGTCCATACCCCTCTCCATCGCTGTTTGGCGATCGCCCGTTGGGGCGTCTTAATCCTACTCGGGTTGCTGCTGTTGATTTTAGTCCCCGGCTTGGGAACCACCGTCAACGGGGCAACCCGCTGGATTTCTATTGGGTTTATTCCTATTCAACCCTCAGAACTCATCAAACCTTTCTTGATTTTGCAAGGGGCGATCGTCTTTGGCCGCTGGAACCGTCTTTCCGTCGGCCAACGACTGTTTTGGCTGGGCATCTTGATCCTTATCCTCGGCTGTGTCATCTTACAGCCCAACCTGAGCACCACTGCTATGTGTGGCATGATGTTGTGGCTGATGGCCTTGGCCGCCGGGATTCCCTATCGCATTCTTCTGGGAACTGCCGGCGGCGGGGTTCTGCTGGCGGGCCTGAGTTTAAGCTTCAAAGCCTACCAACGGCGGCGAGTCTTATCCTTTCTCAATCCCTGGGATGCCGTCAGTGGCGATGGCTATCAACTGGTTCAAAGCTTACTAGCCGTCGGTTCAGGAGGAGTTTGGGGCAACGGCTATGGTATGTCTCAACAAAAACTATTTTATCTACCGATTCAAGATAGTGACTTTATCTTTGCGGTTTTTGCCGAAGAATTTGGCTTTGTCGGTAGTCTGGGACTCATTTTGTTTCTCATCGCCTATGGCACTTTAGCCCTACGAGTGGCGATGAACGCTCGTAACCTACTCTCTCAACTCGTCGCCATCGGAGTCATGGTGGCTTTAGTGGGCCAATCTTTTATCAACATTGCCGTGGCTACGGGAACCTTACCCACCACGGGCCTCCCTTTACCCCTCTTTAGTTATGGGGGCAGTTCGGCTATTGCCAGCCTGATGGCAGCGGGGCTACTGGTTCGGGTGGCTCGGGAAGGCAGTCAGGCCCAGGTCATTTCTCTGTCCCCCCAGCCGACTCCCTCGGGCCGCCCTGTAAAGAAAGCTAACAAATATCGCCGCCCTTCCAGCACAACCTGATGCTGTGCTAGAATGGTACGTCAGCAGCCCTCCTTGGGGGACTAGCTCAATAAACAGGTCACCGCGACACCTCGACCTGCTGTCCAAACTTACAAAAACTTCCCGGAGTTCGGCTCTGGGAAGTTTTGTCCCGGGGAGACATCTTTGGGAACGACACTCTACGGAAAGAGCGATCGCCGTGGTGTCTCGTTGGCGTGGCGACGGCTAAGAAGTTCGGGACTCCCCTGCGTTGCGACTAAAAAAACGGAGAAGGAGATGCACCGAAATGAGGTAAGCAGTTGCAAGGAGTAAAATTGTTAGTGGAAGGTCGTCGAAAGTCATAGGGCAGCCAAATAGTGAGAAGCGGAGGACAAAAGAGATCGAGAAATTAAGCGGTGAACCCACGTCAAGCGACGAGTTAGTTCCACCAGCTACCAGGCAACGCCACGAAAGCACTGCCCAATGTAACATAGGGTAAGACGGAGCGAACGCCCGCACATGACGAGCGAGTCTCATGAAGTTCTGAGTAACTCCGCAGCAAAAGACACCGCCTTAACCGAGGGAATCGGCTAGCTACGGATTCGAGGTTGGTTTTTGAGACCTGAGCCTCACAGAGAAGCTAACGCTAATCTGACGATCCTTTCGCTCCAAGCCGAAACGACTGGGAAGGATGGGCAATCATGAACCAGTCTCTCCAACACACTCCCCACGACCTTATCTGCGTGTTGATATTTTGGAGTTACAGCAATCCTTACTTATAAATGTAACATATGATCCCCAAATTGGGGATCGGTTTTGGGGATTTTTTTTACAAAACGTTATCTTAGTCCATGACAGTCGAAACCCTTATCCCACCAAGCCTCTGCGAATTTCGTAGCCTCTGTTACCAGGGCTTGACCCGAGCCGAGGATTGACAGGAGGATTCGGGTAATGTTAACCAACTACGCCAAGAAACTTTCCTACAAGGGAAAGGTTGCCTTAGAATAGAAGGCAGGATATGTAAACTTTCGTAACTTAGCCCCTGAGTCAGCCGATCCATGACCTCAGTTACCGCCCTTTTTTCTCCCGTTGAAGACGACCTGCGCGTTCTCAACCAAAACCTGAGACAGCTCATTGGAGCGCGTCATCCCATCTTGTCTGCGGCTGCTGATCGTTTATTTCAGGCGGGAGGAAAGCAACTGAGACCCGCGATCGTCCTCCTGGTTTCACGAGCCACCGTTGGCGACGGGGATATCACCCCGCGACACCGACGGCTCGCCGAAATCGCTGAAATGATCCACACCGCTAGTCTGATCCATGACGATGTCTTAGACGAATCTGACGTGCGACGGGGCATTCCCACCGTTCACAGCAGTTTTGGCAACCGCATTGCCGTCTTAGCCGGAGACTTTCTCTTTGCCCAGTCCTCCTGGTATCTAGCCAACCTCGATCACTTAGAAGTGGTGAAACTCCTCTCCCAAGTGATCATGGATTTAGCCGAAGGCGAGATCCAGCAGGGCCTCAGTCACTTTGACACCGACCTGTCCTTGGAAGACTATTTGCATAAAAGCTACTACAAAACCGGTTCTCTGATTGCCAACAGTAGTAAAGCCGCTGCCCTACTCAGTGGTGTCAGTGACGAGTTAGCCGAACATATTTATCAGTTCGGACGTAACATTGGCCTGGCCTTCCAAATCGTCGATGACATTCTCGACTTCACCGAATCCAGTGAAACCCTAGGGAAGCCTGCCGCCTCTGACTTACGCAGCGGCAACCTCACGGCTCCGGCACTCTATGCGATGGCCAAGCAGCCGCAACTGGTGAGCTTAATCAGTCGCGAGTTTTCCGAAGAGGGGGATGTCGAACAAGCCATTACCCTGATTCACGAGAGTGACAGCATCAGCCAGTCCCGAGAATTAGCCGCTGAGCATACCCGAGTGGCCGTGGAGCATCTGAGTCATCTGCCGCCGTCGGAGGCCCATCAATGTCTCAGTCGTTTGGCCGACTATCTGCTCAGCCGCTGCTACTAAGCCAGTCTCAGCCCCTGGGGTTAACCTTAGATCTGCCGAAAGACGGCGATCGCCTTAAACTAAAGTTAAGACCAGACTACGTCAGCATAGTAAGAAACTCAATGATACCCACCGTAATCGAACAGTCCGGGCGCGGCGAACGCTATTTCGACATCTACTCACGGCTTTTGCGTGAGCGTATCATTTTTCTGGGGGAACAAGTCACCCCTGAGTTGGCCAACCGTATCGTGGCCCAACTCCTAGTCCTCGAAGCCGAAGATCCCGAACAGGATATTTACCTCTATATCAATT contains these protein-coding regions:
- a CDS encoding FtsW/RodA/SpoVE family cell cycle protein, producing MKLWSLIPLYDDSVSQWSWEARLLRWLTFVWLGVGLLILFSASYPSAALELGDGAYYFKRQLLWLVVGLVVFNTVVHTPLHRCLAIARWGVLILLGLLLLILVPGLGTTVNGATRWISIGFIPIQPSELIKPFLILQGAIVFGRWNRLSVGQRLFWLGILILILGCVILQPNLSTTAMCGMMLWLMALAAGIPYRILLGTAGGGVLLAGLSLSFKAYQRRRVLSFLNPWDAVSGDGYQLVQSLLAVGSGGVWGNGYGMSQQKLFYLPIQDSDFIFAVFAEEFGFVGSLGLILFLIAYGTLALRVAMNARNLLSQLVAIGVMVALVGQSFINIAVATGTLPTTGLPLPLFSYGGSSAIASLMAAGLLVRVAREGSQAQVISLSPQPTPSGRPVKKANKYRRPSSTT
- the sds gene encoding solanesyl diphosphate synthase encodes the protein MTSVTALFSPVEDDLRVLNQNLRQLIGARHPILSAAADRLFQAGGKQLRPAIVLLVSRATVGDGDITPRHRRLAEIAEMIHTASLIHDDVLDESDVRRGIPTVHSSFGNRIAVLAGDFLFAQSSWYLANLDHLEVVKLLSQVIMDLAEGEIQQGLSHFDTDLSLEDYLHKSYYKTGSLIANSSKAAALLSGVSDELAEHIYQFGRNIGLAFQIVDDILDFTESSETLGKPAASDLRSGNLTAPALYAMAKQPQLVSLISREFSEEGDVEQAITLIHESDSISQSRELAAEHTRVAVEHLSHLPPSEAHQCLSRLADYLLSRCY